CGTCCCCTTGGTCGTTGCCCGATTTTTGTTTGACTTCGAGTGCTGGTTTCCAGTCGAACAGATCATACATCGGTCCGAAGACACGTCCACTCATCGGAGCCGAGAAACCGATATCACCGCCTGAGACGATGACCGACATGACGCTGTCCTGACCGTTATACGATTTTTTAACGTCTTTGATCGATTGCTCGAGTGTCGTGACGAGTTGGTCGGCTTCTTGTTTCTTATCGAAGATTTGTCCGAGTGTTTCTGTCGTATCTTCAAGTCCTTTGACGAGTAATTCCCCTGGTGTACCTGAGTCTTCCGGTAATGTGATATCAAGGTCGATGACAGCGGCGTTCGGAACGAGTTTTTTGATGTCTTCATAATGATCAGCGAATCGTTGTCCGACGATGACGACGTCCGGATTGACACCAGCGATCGCTTCGAGGTTCGGTTCGAAGTGCATGCCGACATCGACGATATCCTTGTCTTTTGCGTATGGTGACTCAGCCGGGAGTAGTCCGACTGGTGCTGCTGCGAGTTCGACGTCCCATGCGGCAAGCGTCTCGAACGTCCGGTTGTCGAGTGCTACGACTTTTTTCGGATCAACCGGGACGTTGACCGTTCCGTGTGCGTCCTTGATTTTGACCGTCTTCGGTGCTTCCGCGTCCTTCTTCGTGTCTGCTTCTCCTGCGTTCCCGCATGCCGCCAGTAAGACAGCAAGCGAACTCACGACGAGTGGTGTTTTCCATTTCCCCATGATGATTCAGCTCCTCTTATTTGATTTGATAACGCATAAATCACGGATTGATTAACAGATGGATTATGTATATCTACGTGTTTACGTGATTAATCTGTTCTCAATAAGTGATAATGATTATCATTGTCATGTTCACCGAGAATCATAGCAAACGAATTTGGAAGATGCAACGCTAATTTCCAGTCAATTGACTGTCCAAATTTTTTACTTCTATAAACTATACGAAAATAAAAAATGATAATCTTTCTCAATTAGGACTCGAAATAGGACCATCGAACGCTTTTTACAAAAACAGGTTTAAGCGACAGTGAAAAGAGAAAGTGGTAATAAATGTAACCTTTTTGTTTTTCAAATCAGAGACGCTGCAGAGGATGACTTCGAAATGAGGTGCTGTATGAATCAACCATTTGAAGACTTAAAGATGTATCAAAATTTTGATGAGCTTGCAGATGATGTCCTCGATTTTGCGAAAGAGATTTTACCGGAACAGATGTTATATTTATCGGCAATTGAAGCAGGGCAACAACGGATGTTGAAGATCGCGAACGATAAAGCGGATATCCCAATGGTGGAAGGCATGCAGATTGAATTGAACCAATCGTTATGCAAGCTGATTGATTTCGAGACGAGACAGCCGGTCGTCCTCGAAAATATTCCGAACGCGGAACAACTCGGCGACTGGCGAAAGGGTTTGGAGGAGGCTTATGTCCGGTCCTACTTGGGTATTCCAATCGTCTTGACGAGCGGGGAGACGTTCGGGACATTATGTGCGATCAATAATCGAGTCAGCTTGTATGAACAGAAAAATGTTCAGCTATTGCAACGAATCGTCCGGCTTTTCTTGTACTACTTGGAGCTCGAACGTCATGCTTGGAAGGATGCGTTGACAGGACTGCATAATCGGAGGTACTTAACGAAGCATTTCGAGGAGCATCCCGGGCAGACAGGAGCCGTCTTCTTCCTTGATCTCGATGGCTTTAAGCAAGTCAACGATGTCTATGGACACGAAACAGGAGACGTCGTCCTGCAAGAAGTCGCACAACGCTTGCGACAGTTCGTCCGCGAACAAGATGATGCGATGGCTGTACGACTAGGTGGCGATGAGTTCATCTTACATTTCGGCCATTCGGATTCAAGGGAAGGGTGGGAACGACTCGCAAAGCGGATCGTCACTGCGTTAAGTGAGTGGGAAACGGACTATCGCGTGTCGACGAGTATCGGAATCGTGATGTATGACACTGCGTTTCGTCCAGAGTTGCAAGCCTTGTTACAACAGGCGGATGTTGCGCTATATGCCGCTAAGTCGTCTGGGAAGAATACGTATCAGTTCTACGAGATGACGAAGAAATGAACGAATATCAAAAGACCTGACGCTTCTGAATCCTTTCAGACACGATCAGGTCTTTTAGTTGCCATGAAGGCGATAGACGATCCGAATGATGTCTTTTTTCGGAAGATCAGGGTACTTGAGACATAACTGTTCGACGCAGGACACAGGATCCTCAACTTCTAACAAACGGATGGCGTCTTGGACGATTGGCTCTTGTTTTGCGTTGTCTTCAGAAGACGAGGTAGTCGAATCGCTCGATTGATGAATCAAGTAAAACAATAGCGTATGTACAAATACCAGCACGACTTTTGTCGCAAGCGAGATCATGATGGACGCAACGTAGAGGTCCATCCAGAGCAAGACGCTTAAACTGACGGAACCGTTTACGACAGCAAACAGTACGTGCGAGAGGCGGCGCTTAAACAGTCCACCGAGCGCACGCATCATCCCGTCGAAGACGACGCTGACGACTAGGTTAGCGAAATAGAAACATAACAGAAACATCAGACAACCAACGAACGAGTCGTAGGACACATCGCCAACGTATAAGATCAGTCCATCGATCATCAGTAAAGGGAGCACCAAGAGAAGACCAAGAAATACAAGCGAGACGGAGGTAACCAGTCGTGACATACCATCATCCTTTCCATGCGAATCGTGTTATTAGACAAGAGACGAAGCCTATAGATTAGGATACCGCTTAACACAGTTGATTACAATTATTGACAATAGAGAGACGTGCTCAGAATGTTGGTCAGTTAAGCGTGGAAATCCTGTCAAAAAGCGTCTTTATGTCCAGTTAACATCTGGATTATCCATTGACAATCCTTCCCTTTCCCTCTTACAATTGAAAATGATTATCAATACAAGTTGGGGGTTCTGTCTACTATGAACGTTAACCGTAAAAAATTACTGATTTCTACCGTCTCGATCCTGTCTTTGACATCATTATTGATCGGCTGCTCGAATCCGGGCGAGTCGACAGGAGAGCGAAAAGATAAAGATACATTGACGCTCGCGTGGCCACGCGACGTCGGAACGATGAACCCGCACGTCTACAACCCATCACAACTGTTCGCGCAGTCGATGATCTATGAGCCACTCGTCCACTACGGTGAAGGTGGAAAGCTTGAGCCTTACTTAGCCTCATCTTGGAAGATCTCACAGGACGGAAAGACGTATACGTTTACGCTTCGTGACGGCGTCAAGTTCTCGGACGGTTCGACGTTCGACGCAGCAATCGTCAAAAAGAACTTCGATGCGATCCTCAAACAAAAAGCCTTACATAGCTGGCTTGGTTTCATCACGAAAATCGAGAAGACGGAAGCCGTTGATGCGAAAACATTCCGCCTGACATTATCCGAAGCCTACTACCCGACGATTCAAGAGCTCGCGGTCGTCCGTCCGGTCCGTTTCCTCGGAGAAGCAGGATTCCCGGAAAACGGTGATACATCGAAGGGTATCAAAAAGGAAGTCGGGACAGGTCCGTGGATGCTCAACGAGTACAAACCGGATCAGTACGCGACGTTTAAGGTCAACAAGAACTACTGGGGTCCGAAACCGAATGTCGATCACATTAAGGTCGATATCATCCCGGATGCAGAGACACGTGTCTTAGCTCTTGAAAAAGGACAGGTCGATTTGATTTACGGGGAAGGCGCAATCAGCATCGATGCCTTCAATCAGTTGAAGACGGATAAGTCGTATAAAACGCAAATGTCTGAACCAGTTGCGACGCGTCTCCTCGTCTTGAACACAAAAAATAAACGTCTGTCTGACGAACGCGTCCGCCAGGCGCTCCAGCACGGGTTCGATAAAGCGGCTCTCGTCGAAGGGATCACGTCGGGACTAGAAGCACCAGCTGACTACCTTCTGCCACCGAACATGCCGTACACGTCGAACCTGAAAGTGAAGCAACGGGATTATGACGTCAAGGAAGCGAATCGTCTCCTTGATGAAGCCGGTTGGGAATTGCCGAAAGGTGAAACAATCCGCGTCAAGGACGGTCAACCGTTGCAAATCGGGATGATGTACGATGCAGCCGAACAGGTCCAAAAGGCGATGGCCGAGACATTGCAGTCGGAATGGTCG
This region of Exiguobacterium acetylicum DSM 20416 genomic DNA includes:
- a CDS encoding siderophore ABC transporter substrate-binding protein, which encodes MGKWKTPLVVSSLAVLLAACGNAGEADTKKDAEAPKTVKIKDAHGTVNVPVDPKKVVALDNRTFETLAAWDVELAAAPVGLLPAESPYAKDKDIVDVGMHFEPNLEAIAGVNPDVVIVGQRFADHYEDIKKLVPNAAVIDLDITLPEDSGTPGELLVKGLEDTTETLGQIFDKKQEADQLVTTLEQSIKDVKKSYNGQDSVMSVIVSGGDIGFSAPMSGRVFGPMYDLFDWKPALEVKQKSGNDQGDEVSVEAIAQSNPDWLLVLDRDAPLGNAEGAVPAQDVIDRAPALQKTKAIKDDNIVYAPKDTYLNESIQTYSEFFNDIAKALAK
- a CDS encoding sensor domain-containing diguanylate cyclase, with the protein product MNQPFEDLKMYQNFDELADDVLDFAKEILPEQMLYLSAIEAGQQRMLKIANDKADIPMVEGMQIELNQSLCKLIDFETRQPVVLENIPNAEQLGDWRKGLEEAYVRSYLGIPIVLTSGETFGTLCAINNRVSLYEQKNVQLLQRIVRLFLYYLELERHAWKDALTGLHNRRYLTKHFEEHPGQTGAVFFLDLDGFKQVNDVYGHETGDVVLQEVAQRLRQFVREQDDAMAVRLGGDEFILHFGHSDSREGWERLAKRIVTALSEWETDYRVSTSIGIVMYDTAFRPELQALLQQADVALYAAKSSGKNTYQFYEMTKK
- the nikA gene encoding nickel ABC transporter substrate-binding protein encodes the protein MNVNRKKLLISTVSILSLTSLLIGCSNPGESTGERKDKDTLTLAWPRDVGTMNPHVYNPSQLFAQSMIYEPLVHYGEGGKLEPYLASSWKISQDGKTYTFTLRDGVKFSDGSTFDAAIVKKNFDAILKQKALHSWLGFITKIEKTEAVDAKTFRLTLSEAYYPTIQELAVVRPVRFLGEAGFPENGDTSKGIKKEVGTGPWMLNEYKPDQYATFKVNKNYWGPKPNVDHIKVDIIPDAETRVLALEKGQVDLIYGEGAISIDAFNQLKTDKSYKTQMSEPVATRLLVLNTKNKRLSDERVRQALQHGFDKAALVEGITSGLEAPADYLLPPNMPYTSNLKVKQRDYDVKEANRLLDEAGWELPKGETIRVKDGQPLQIGMMYDAAEQVQKAMAETLQSEWSKIGVELKTEAVELPDQVQRFKDNRFDINFYSNFGAPYDPHTFVNLIDTDGFGFKEAISAYPNKEQLLQEIKDVLKTTDETKRQKMYADILPSLQDQGALIPISYLKKMAIYQSDVTNFQFPANRDESPFARIGIN